Proteins from a genomic interval of uncultured Desulfuromusa sp.:
- a CDS encoding ACT domain-containing protein codes for MQHFALTIIGRDRPGIVSQVTEILFQGGFNIADSSCSILGGQFSMILIISNPDITTTEQFCDTFKPLEDNNLSVYIRTLKPGGEIRPELEGDLCMISVYGADKPGIVYQVAKELGERKINITDLNTKLIGNKENPVYVMMLEAMLPEDTEIDEVETWMQELKQKLQVDISVRSLAAMEL; via the coding sequence GTGCAACATTTTGCCCTGACTATTATTGGCCGTGACCGCCCCGGCATTGTTTCACAGGTGACAGAAATACTCTTTCAAGGTGGTTTTAATATCGCAGATTCCAGTTGTTCCATTCTCGGTGGACAATTCTCGATGATTCTGATTATTTCCAACCCGGACATAACAACCACAGAACAATTCTGCGACACCTTCAAACCTCTTGAAGATAACAACCTGTCTGTCTATATCCGCACCCTGAAACCCGGTGGAGAAATTCGCCCCGAGCTTGAAGGTGATCTGTGCATGATTTCCGTTTACGGAGCCGATAAACCGGGAATCGTTTATCAGGTTGCCAAAGAATTGGGAGAACGCAAGATCAACATTACCGATTTGAATACCAAGCTTATTGGCAATAAAGAAAACCCCGTCTACGTCATGATGCTGGAAGCCATGCTGCCGGAAGATACTGAAATTGATGAGGTTGAAACCTGGATGCAAGAGCTGAAACAGAAGCTTCAGGTTGATATTTCTGTTCGTTCACTGGCTGCAATGGAGCTTTAA
- a CDS encoding ABC transporter permease subunit has product MNPAFLKKVKRNDRIAKWVITVGGMAIIFSVVFILILIAEVSLPLFLAPDKVLRAEFQLEHKTAEDKILALGVDEYLETGYRLDQTGKVSFFNVADGSPLDTLEVLSESGSRRLITAQTYGRLNHMLVWDDGSVTIEQVKFFPFFDEKNDNVRSIRHRIERLATFAAPSSGLPVETMARVSTDGRQVRVDLFRSGEFQVTIAEEEETLFGAGDLIQKTHQLELGEAGDVTAMTLSTDGLRLYAGTSQGEILRWDLGDIEEPVLEETTQAFTDQREITALNMVFGDVSLIVGDDQGGVSTWFPVRDAEVGWKLTRIHELQGHTQAVQSVSPSPHDKSVISFAADGIKISHMTSERFLVGIDGAEKIVDFAQSTRGNGVITLSDHGTVQSWKLDIPHPEVSLKTLFGKVWYEGYPEPTWAWQSSAGTDDYEPKLSLTPLIFGTLKGTFYAMLFAVPLAIFGAIYTSQFARPKFKGIIKPAVEVMAAIPTVIIGFLAALWLAPLIERSLGSMFLSLILVPAALMLSIVLWQGARKATALKRVERGYEFLVIAPVIVMAVAIAAVLGPGLESWLFGGDLKQWLFNETGTRYDPRNCIIIAFAMGFAVIPIIFTIAEDSLSNVPPSLKAASLALGASRWQTVWRVILPSASPGIFAGTMIGFGRAVGETMIVLMATGNTAIMDLSIFNGMRPLSANIAVEIPEAPVDGSLYRTLFLSAVILFVMTFIVNTVAEIVRQRLRAKYGRF; this is encoded by the coding sequence ATGAATCCAGCTTTTTTAAAAAAAGTTAAACGGAATGACCGCATTGCCAAGTGGGTTATTACCGTTGGTGGGATGGCGATTATTTTCAGTGTTGTTTTTATTCTGATTCTGATCGCAGAGGTTTCTTTACCGTTGTTTCTTGCCCCCGATAAAGTTCTGCGCGCCGAATTTCAGCTTGAGCACAAAACGGCTGAAGATAAAATTCTGGCCTTGGGGGTGGATGAGTACCTGGAAACCGGATATCGGCTGGATCAAACCGGGAAGGTCAGCTTTTTCAATGTCGCTGACGGATCTCCCCTGGATACGCTCGAAGTTTTAAGTGAGTCGGGTTCACGACGATTGATAACAGCCCAAACTTATGGTCGTTTGAACCATATGCTGGTTTGGGATGATGGTAGTGTTACGATTGAACAAGTTAAGTTTTTTCCATTCTTCGATGAAAAAAATGACAATGTCCGTAGTATCCGGCATCGGATCGAGCGGTTGGCGACCTTTGCTGCTCCCAGTTCTGGTTTGCCTGTTGAGACGATGGCACGGGTCAGTACCGATGGGCGTCAGGTCCGTGTTGATCTGTTTCGTTCGGGGGAATTTCAAGTCACCATTGCTGAAGAAGAGGAGACTCTGTTTGGTGCCGGTGATCTGATTCAGAAAACGCATCAGTTAGAACTTGGTGAAGCCGGTGACGTGACTGCAATGACATTATCAACCGACGGACTCAGGCTCTATGCAGGGACCTCGCAAGGTGAGATTCTCCGTTGGGATCTGGGCGATATTGAAGAACCGGTATTGGAAGAAACAACGCAAGCCTTCACGGATCAGCGAGAAATAACTGCCCTCAATATGGTTTTTGGCGACGTTTCTCTGATTGTCGGTGACGATCAGGGTGGTGTTTCCACCTGGTTTCCGGTCAGAGATGCGGAGGTTGGTTGGAAACTGACCCGGATTCATGAGCTGCAAGGTCATACTCAGGCGGTTCAGTCTGTTTCTCCAAGTCCGCATGATAAATCCGTTATCAGCTTCGCAGCTGATGGCATTAAGATCAGCCATATGACGAGTGAACGGTTTCTCGTCGGAATTGATGGAGCGGAGAAGATTGTTGACTTTGCTCAGTCAACCCGTGGCAACGGTGTTATAACCCTTAGCGATCATGGCACTGTGCAGAGCTGGAAGCTCGACATTCCCCACCCTGAAGTCAGCCTCAAGACCCTTTTCGGGAAAGTCTGGTATGAAGGCTATCCAGAGCCGACATGGGCCTGGCAGTCATCTGCGGGAACCGATGATTACGAACCGAAGTTGAGTTTGACACCGCTGATTTTTGGTACCCTCAAAGGTACTTTTTACGCCATGCTTTTCGCTGTGCCTCTGGCGATTTTCGGTGCTATCTATACCAGCCAGTTCGCCCGCCCGAAATTTAAAGGGATTATCAAGCCGGCGGTGGAAGTCATGGCCGCTATTCCGACGGTTATCATCGGATTTCTTGCGGCTTTATGGCTGGCGCCATTGATTGAGCGCTCGCTTGGATCAATGTTTTTAAGCCTGATTCTCGTTCCTGCGGCATTGATGCTCAGCATCGTTTTGTGGCAGGGAGCACGCAAGGCGACAGCTTTGAAACGGGTTGAACGTGGCTATGAATTTCTTGTCATTGCTCCGGTGATCGTGATGGCGGTTGCTATAGCAGCGGTTCTTGGCCCGGGCCTGGAGAGCTGGCTTTTTGGCGGTGATCTGAAGCAATGGCTGTTTAATGAGACCGGGACTCGGTATGATCCACGTAACTGTATTATTATCGCTTTTGCCATGGGTTTTGCCGTCATCCCGATTATTTTTACGATTGCCGAGGACTCGCTCTCCAATGTTCCCCCCAGTTTAAAAGCGGCATCTTTGGCTCTTGGTGCCAGCCGCTGGCAAACTGTCTGGCGGGTCATCCTGCCTTCAGCCAGCCCCGGAATATTTGCCGGTACGATGATCGGTTTTGGCCGTGCCGTTGGCGAAACCATGATCGTACTGATGGCGACTGGAAATACAGCTATTATGGACCTCAGTATCTTTAACGGGATGCGCCCACTTTCTGCCAATATTGCGGTTGAAATCCCTGAGGCTCCGGTGGATGGCTCTCTTTACCGGACCTTGTTCCTGTCGGCAGTTATTCTGTTTGTTATGACCTTTATTGTGAACACAGTTGCAGAAATTGTGCGTCAGCGTCTGCGGGCCAAATATGGTCGCTTTTAG
- the phoU gene encoding phosphate signaling complex protein PhoU, with protein sequence MAVLMEHELNVLKKELLSLGAEVEGRVEQAVQALLTGDLKLAERVKGGDSQIDNMEIELEEECLKILALHQPVATDLRFIVSVLKINNDLERVADFAVNIAERALDLDQVNRADCPYDIATMAKLVEKMLKMALDSLVERNSELARKTIQLDDDVDTMHRGNFARVKKAIRDDPDSMDGLIYYLSISRYLERMGDLATNIAEDVVYQVDGEIIRHGGMQVSP encoded by the coding sequence ATGGCTGTTTTAATGGAACATGAGCTCAATGTCTTAAAAAAAGAACTTCTTTCTCTTGGAGCTGAAGTTGAAGGGCGGGTGGAACAAGCCGTCCAGGCACTTCTGACCGGCGATCTGAAGCTGGCAGAGCGGGTCAAGGGAGGGGATAGTCAGATTGATAACATGGAGATTGAACTGGAAGAAGAATGTTTAAAGATCCTGGCATTACACCAGCCGGTGGCGACAGATTTGCGCTTTATTGTTTCGGTATTGAAAATCAATAATGACCTGGAGCGCGTGGCTGACTTTGCCGTTAACATTGCTGAAAGAGCTCTGGATCTCGATCAGGTGAATAGGGCTGACTGTCCATATGACATTGCCACTATGGCCAAATTGGTTGAAAAAATGTTGAAAATGGCTCTGGATTCTCTTGTTGAAAGAAATTCCGAGCTGGCTCGTAAAACGATTCAACTTGATGATGACGTAGACACCATGCATCGAGGTAATTTTGCCCGAGTTAAAAAAGCCATCAGGGACGATCCTGATTCCATGGATGGGTTGATTTATTATTTATCCATTTCCCGTTATTTAGAGCGGATGGGGGATCTGGCAACGAATATAGCGGAAGATGTTGTCTATCAGGTTGATGGTGAAATCATCCGGCATGGAGGGATGCAAGTTTCTCCATAA
- a CDS encoding SlyX family protein gives MLDDLHERMTELEIRFSHQTQLLDELNEVLTDCNRRIDRLTKDNQRLREAVSTLSPALEESPDE, from the coding sequence ATGCTGGATGACCTACATGAACGGATGACTGAACTGGAGATTCGTTTCAGCCACCAGACCCAATTGCTTGATGAGCTCAATGAGGTGTTGACTGATTGCAACCGCCGCATTGACCGGTTAACGAAAGATAACCAGCGTCTGCGGGAAGCTGTCAGCACCCTCTCTCCGGCACTTGAAGAATCTCCAGATGAATAG
- the pstB gene encoding phosphate ABC transporter ATP-binding protein PstB — MTAVMNENPIVQVSNLKFYYPGDARALHGIDLSFPEKNVTALIGPSGCGKSTLLRCLNRMNDLIDGCRVEGEITLEGENIYGKDTDIIELRRRVGMVFQKSNPFPKSIYENVIYGLRIAGEKDKNLFDERVETSLKAAALWDEVKDRLQESALGLSGGQMQRLCIARAIAVNPKVILMDEPCSALDPKSTARVEETIKDLRDDFTIIIVTHNMQQAARVSDHTAFLFEGNLIEVGLTDQLFVKPQNKQTEDYITGRFG; from the coding sequence ATGACAGCTGTTATGAATGAAAATCCGATCGTTCAGGTCAGTAACCTGAAATTTTACTACCCCGGTGATGCCAGGGCATTGCATGGAATAGATCTCAGCTTTCCAGAAAAAAATGTGACGGCCTTAATTGGGCCATCAGGCTGTGGAAAGAGTACTTTACTGCGCTGTTTAAATCGGATGAATGATCTGATTGATGGTTGCCGGGTTGAGGGTGAAATTACTCTGGAAGGGGAAAATATCTACGGGAAAGATACTGATATCATTGAACTCAGACGCAGAGTTGGAATGGTTTTCCAGAAATCGAATCCTTTTCCGAAGTCTATTTATGAAAACGTTATTTACGGTTTGCGCATTGCTGGTGAGAAAGATAAAAATCTGTTTGATGAGCGGGTCGAAACCAGTTTAAAAGCTGCGGCACTTTGGGATGAAGTTAAAGATCGACTGCAGGAGAGTGCCCTGGGGTTGTCTGGTGGGCAGATGCAGCGTCTCTGCATTGCCAGGGCTATTGCGGTCAATCCCAAAGTGATTCTCATGGATGAGCCCTGTAGTGCTCTTGATCCGAAATCGACTGCCCGGGTGGAAGAAACAATCAAAGACCTCCGAGATGATTTTACTATCATTATTGTAACCCATAATATGCAGCAGGCAGCCAGAGTTTCAGATCATACGGCTTTTTTGTTTGAAGGAAATCTGATTGAGGTTGGGCTGACTGATCAATTATTTGTGAAACCGCAAAATAAGCAAACAGAAGATTATATCACCGGTCGTTTCGGTTGA
- a CDS encoding MauE/DoxX family redox-associated membrane protein translates to MTLFGKIIYHLSRLALAGVFIYAGMIKADDIAAFAGQIANYKILPYAWNYLVASILPYLELLCGVLLLLNRRVRPAILVLFCLNIIFILALTSAISRGFDIDCGCFKPDSATPTTPVAALWRDLGLLVLMIVIWVQHSEESE, encoded by the coding sequence ATGACTTTGTTCGGGAAAATCATCTACCACCTGAGTCGATTGGCCCTGGCCGGAGTCTTTATTTACGCAGGGATGATTAAGGCCGATGATATCGCTGCATTTGCCGGTCAAATTGCCAACTATAAAATTCTTCCCTATGCCTGGAACTATCTGGTTGCTTCAATTCTCCCTTATCTTGAACTTCTGTGTGGAGTATTGCTGCTGCTGAACAGGCGTGTTCGCCCCGCTATTCTGGTTCTGTTCTGTCTCAATATCATTTTTATCCTGGCTCTCACGTCTGCTATCAGCCGAGGATTTGATATTGATTGCGGTTGCTTTAAGCCAGACTCAGCGACACCAACGACCCCTGTGGCGGCATTGTGGCGTGATCTTGGATTGTTGGTGCTGATGATCGTAATATGGGTTCAACATTCCGAGGAGTCCGAATAA
- a CDS encoding rhodanese-like domain-containing protein: protein MNSLSLSPTLRRIVLEAFILCVLSAAVGVSLNFKLIFNAFSGKVVSSTRFVSPVSEKNHSGISAHSSAFPIPVALEELDDLLASGAVLIDARNAQAYKQEHLPGALSLPYADVDHHLIKFKQQVPLEQTLVTYCSGYGCSDSFTLGERLIQEGYVDVLVYEGGLPEWQSAGRPLAGEKE from the coding sequence ATGAATAGCCTGTCCCTGAGTCCGACTTTAAGGCGTATTGTTCTGGAAGCTTTTATCCTCTGTGTTTTATCCGCTGCTGTTGGCGTGAGCTTGAATTTCAAGCTTATTTTTAATGCGTTTTCCGGTAAAGTTGTTTCTTCTACAAGGTTTGTCAGCCCTGTCTCTGAAAAAAATCATTCCGGAATATCTGCTCATTCATCCGCATTTCCCATTCCGGTCGCTCTGGAAGAGCTCGATGACCTTCTCGCGTCAGGTGCGGTTCTGATTGACGCTCGGAATGCTCAAGCTTACAAACAGGAACATTTGCCTGGAGCACTCTCTTTACCCTATGCCGATGTAGATCATCATTTAATAAAATTCAAACAGCAGGTTCCCCTTGAACAAACTTTGGTCACTTATTGCAGTGGCTATGGATGCTCCGATTCTTTTACTCTGGGAGAGCGTCTGATTCAGGAAGGATATGTTGATGTGCTGGTGTATGAAGGCGGGCTTCCGGAATGGCAATCTGCCGGGCGGCCACTTGCAGGGGAAAAAGAATGA
- the pstA gene encoding phosphate ABC transporter permease PstA — MATTTKNMNKYWRVGEPMVWLSGASLAITLLTAIILLAVIMTNGLGVFWPAELQKLELKDGSRVIGRLMKTEPTADGSALRRQYKIANRDMYGLDFRWIDEDQIVSQTAPKQLLVLERIEHGDFYGELQSLVINGKIQAASLAELDEALIAVNRENSGLKELEDKLKDASYLMEQLRLKELKYKYKGLADSDAKMIALNQEKTSLDKEFGKLIDIQTRQTARAREDKAVFTDASGTEKEIVLADIFQVYAPNDMTVGEKAAFYAAKLVELFVGEPRESNTEGGLFPAIFGTVMLIFVMSLFSFPLGVIAAIYLREYAKEGIIVRIVRIAVNNLAGIPSIVYGIFGLGFFVYGIGHSIDSLFFPERMPTPTFGTGGLLWASLTLALLTVPVVIVSTEEALGAIPREMREGSYALGSTKFQTLVRILLPMASPGIMTGLILAMARAAGEVAPLMITGVVKLAPALPIDGNFPFFHLDRKFMHLGFHIYDIGFQSPNVEAAKPMVFVTTLLLVLIVLLMSSVAIRLRNKMKKRYTFGTF; from the coding sequence ATGGCTACGACGACTAAAAATATGAATAAATACTGGCGTGTTGGTGAGCCGATGGTCTGGCTTTCCGGAGCGTCATTGGCGATAACTTTGCTGACGGCGATTATTCTTCTGGCTGTCATTATGACGAATGGGCTAGGCGTCTTCTGGCCGGCAGAACTTCAGAAGCTGGAACTCAAAGATGGCAGTCGGGTGATTGGACGATTGATGAAGACTGAGCCGACTGCAGATGGAAGCGCTCTCAGACGGCAGTATAAAATTGCCAACCGGGATATGTACGGACTCGATTTCCGCTGGATAGATGAAGATCAAATTGTCAGTCAGACCGCCCCAAAACAGTTGCTGGTACTGGAACGGATTGAACATGGGGATTTTTATGGCGAATTACAAAGCCTGGTTATTAACGGGAAGATACAGGCAGCATCTTTAGCTGAGCTGGACGAAGCTTTGATTGCGGTTAACAGAGAGAACAGCGGGCTCAAAGAACTTGAAGATAAGCTTAAGGATGCCAGCTACCTGATGGAGCAGCTGCGGCTGAAGGAATTAAAGTACAAATATAAGGGGTTGGCGGACTCTGATGCAAAAATGATCGCTTTGAATCAAGAGAAAACCAGTCTGGATAAAGAGTTTGGTAAACTGATTGATATTCAGACGCGTCAAACAGCTCGGGCCCGTGAAGACAAGGCTGTGTTTACCGATGCCTCAGGCACGGAAAAAGAGATCGTCCTCGCAGATATTTTTCAGGTGTATGCTCCCAATGATATGACTGTCGGTGAGAAGGCTGCTTTTTACGCTGCCAAGTTGGTCGAGCTGTTTGTCGGAGAACCGCGCGAGTCAAACACCGAAGGGGGGCTGTTCCCGGCGATATTCGGCACTGTTATGCTGATCTTTGTGATGAGCTTGTTCTCCTTTCCTTTAGGGGTGATCGCTGCAATCTATTTGCGTGAATATGCCAAAGAAGGAATAATCGTACGAATCGTCAGAATTGCGGTGAATAATCTGGCGGGTATTCCTTCGATTGTTTATGGCATTTTCGGCCTTGGATTTTTTGTCTATGGCATCGGCCATTCGATTGACAGCCTCTTCTTTCCTGAACGGATGCCAACGCCGACTTTTGGTACCGGTGGTCTTCTCTGGGCCAGTTTGACCCTGGCTCTCCTGACGGTTCCTGTGGTGATTGTTTCCACTGAGGAAGCTCTTGGCGCGATTCCTCGTGAGATGCGTGAAGGCTCCTATGCACTTGGATCAACCAAGTTTCAGACTCTGGTGCGGATTCTTCTGCCGATGGCTTCCCCGGGGATTATGACTGGATTGATCCTTGCGATGGCCCGGGCAGCGGGGGAGGTTGCACCACTGATGATTACAGGTGTCGTCAAGCTGGCACCGGCGTTGCCGATTGATGGTAACTTTCCATTTTTTCACCTCGATCGCAAGTTCATGCATTTGGGTTTTCATATCTACGATATCGGTTTTCAATCACCAAATGTTGAGGCTGCCAAGCCGATGGTTTTTGTGACCACTCTGTTGCTGGTGTTGATTGTTTTGCTGATGAGCAGTGTTGCCATCCGCCTTCGAAACAAGATGAAAAAACGTTATACTTTTGGAACTTTTTAG
- a CDS encoding phosphate ABC transporter substrate-binding protein, whose product MKQQKSKILALALLALVLFASAGIASPLKVDVNISDYVKVQGVAGNLNSVGSDTLNNMMTFWAEGFRKKYPNVNIQIEGKGSSTAPPALIEGTSQIGPMSRKMKSKEVQAFEGKYGFKPTTIGVALDSLAVFINKDNPINGLSIPQVDAIFSKTLKGGLPNAAVWGDVGLTGEWANKPISLYGRNSASGTYGYFKGKALFKGDYKDSVKEQPGSASVVLGVTEDTAGIGYSGIGYKTSGVKAISLSKETGGTQYEPNYANVMNGKYPLGRMLYVNVVKEPNKPLPTLVKEFLKFVLSKEGQEIVIKDGYLPLTAEIVKQQLALLD is encoded by the coding sequence ATGAAACAACAGAAATCAAAAATTCTTGCTTTAGCTCTTCTGGCCCTGGTGCTGTTTGCTTCGGCCGGCATTGCCAGCCCTCTCAAGGTGGATGTCAACATCAGTGACTATGTCAAAGTTCAGGGTGTTGCCGGTAACCTCAACAGTGTTGGTTCTGACACGCTGAATAACATGATGACGTTCTGGGCTGAAGGATTTCGCAAGAAATATCCTAATGTCAATATCCAGATCGAAGGCAAGGGCTCCAGTACGGCACCTCCGGCATTGATCGAAGGGACCAGCCAGATTGGTCCAATGTCACGTAAGATGAAGAGTAAGGAAGTTCAGGCGTTCGAAGGGAAGTATGGTTTCAAACCAACGACTATCGGTGTTGCTCTGGATTCCCTGGCTGTTTTTATCAATAAAGACAATCCGATAAATGGTCTTTCCATTCCACAGGTCGACGCTATTTTCTCAAAAACTTTAAAAGGTGGTCTGCCAAATGCTGCTGTCTGGGGTGATGTTGGCCTCACAGGTGAGTGGGCTAACAAACCGATCAGCCTTTATGGCCGTAACTCTGCTTCCGGTACTTACGGTTACTTCAAGGGTAAAGCTCTGTTCAAGGGTGATTACAAGGACAGTGTCAAAGAACAGCCGGGCAGTGCTTCTGTTGTTCTTGGTGTGACCGAAGACACCGCTGGTATCGGCTACTCCGGTATCGGTTATAAGACTTCAGGCGTTAAGGCTATCTCTCTCAGTAAAGAAACTGGCGGCACTCAGTACGAGCCTAACTATGCGAATGTCATGAACGGTAAGTACCCTCTGGGCCGGATGCTTTATGTCAACGTCGTTAAAGAGCCAAACAAACCTCTGCCGACCCTGGTCAAAGAGTTCCTGAAATTTGTCCTCTCAAAAGAAGGTCAGGAAATTGTTATCAAGGATGGCTATCTGCCTCTGACTGCAGAGATTGTCAAGCAACAGCTGGCCCTGCTGGACTAA
- a CDS encoding response regulator transcription factor, translating to MEDQKKSILVVEDEEDILALLHFNLIKAGYNADCASHGEEALAAVAAKNPDLILLDLMLPGIDGLEICRRLRSHEATSAIPIIMLTARGEESDIIRGLELGADDYVTKPFSIKVLLARIQTVLRRKNLLQQEADQNELVRGDLRIHSGRSVAQVDGKTINLTFTEFRVLEALAGRPGWVFTRYQIVNAVRGEDYAVTDRAVDVQIAGLRKKLGSCSHYIETVRGVGYRFREDL from the coding sequence ATGGAAGACCAGAAAAAGTCCATCCTTGTTGTTGAAGATGAAGAAGATATTCTTGCCTTGCTCCATTTCAATCTGATCAAAGCCGGCTACAATGCTGATTGTGCTTCTCATGGTGAAGAAGCATTAGCGGCTGTCGCGGCGAAAAACCCTGATTTGATTTTACTGGACCTGATGCTTCCCGGAATTGACGGTCTGGAAATTTGCCGCCGGTTACGGAGTCATGAGGCAACGAGCGCAATCCCCATTATCATGCTGACTGCTCGTGGTGAAGAGAGCGATATCATCCGGGGATTGGAATTGGGAGCTGATGATTATGTGACCAAACCATTCAGCATTAAAGTGCTATTGGCCCGTATTCAGACCGTGCTTCGGCGTAAAAACCTGTTACAGCAGGAGGCGGACCAGAATGAGTTGGTTCGTGGTGATCTCAGAATTCATTCCGGCCGTAGTGTTGCCCAGGTCGATGGCAAAACAATAAATTTGACATTTACTGAATTCCGGGTGCTTGAAGCCTTAGCCGGTCGGCCGGGCTGGGTATTTACCCGCTATCAAATAGTTAATGCCGTTCGCGGGGAAGACTACGCTGTAACGGATCGGGCTGTTGATGTCCAGATTGCAGGGTTGCGAAAAAAACTCGGGTCTTGCAGTCATTATATTGAAACCGTTCGTGGGGTTGGTTATCGTTTTCGGGAGGATCTGTGA
- a CDS encoding ATP-binding protein → MKFHRRRLVWQLYPSYLVLIIVIFLIVGWYLSGELRSFHYQQTEGDLRARAQLVEEQLKGSFHISEQPWLLPTVKRLGEQSGTRITAILTDGRVLVDSDEDPQQMDNHGQRAEVIEALSGQQGTSIRFSNTLGESLMYVAVPVYDGDRIVGIIRTALPVSAIDATLKAIYWKLLLAGLVVAAFLAPVCWWLSRRLSRPLELMTDGAQQFSQGNLEIPLAVTGSEETRRLAAAMNLMAAKLADRIEQEVGQRSEIETVLGCMIEGIIAVDNDEQIIRLNRAAAEWFNVPLQSNSGRQIQEVIRQAELQRFIQQALSQQEPLESELVMYGAEKRYLHVQATPLTGNEGSRIGVLIVLHDLTRLRRLESVRRDFVANVSHELKTPITAIRGAVETLLDDESTNAANQRFLQIIFKQSERLNALVEDLLNLSRIEQGVEAGGWELSCELLLPILYSARAACESLLLQQQVTLDIVCPEQLKVRVNTPLLEQAIINLLTNAVKYSESGSQVQIEVSEQEDLVKICVEDSGCGISEEHLPRLFERFYRADLARSRSLGGTGLGLAIVKHVAHAHHGEITVTSEVGQGSCFTLLLPRIAKIKAV, encoded by the coding sequence GTGAAATTTCATCGACGTCGCCTTGTCTGGCAACTTTACCCATCCTATCTTGTCTTGATTATAGTTATCTTTCTTATCGTCGGCTGGTATTTATCTGGGGAGCTGCGCAGCTTTCACTATCAGCAAACCGAAGGCGATTTAAGGGCCCGGGCGCAACTGGTTGAAGAGCAGCTTAAAGGGAGTTTTCACATCAGTGAGCAACCTTGGTTGCTGCCTACCGTCAAGCGTCTTGGTGAACAGTCGGGCACTCGTATCACCGCGATTCTGACTGATGGAAGGGTGCTGGTGGATTCTGATGAAGATCCGCAGCAGATGGATAATCACGGACAGAGAGCAGAAGTTATAGAAGCATTATCCGGACAGCAGGGAACATCAATCCGCTTCAGTAATACTCTGGGGGAATCGCTGATGTATGTTGCTGTTCCCGTTTATGATGGAGACCGGATAGTCGGCATTATCCGGACAGCTTTACCCGTTTCTGCGATAGATGCGACCCTGAAAGCGATCTATTGGAAGCTGCTTCTGGCCGGTTTGGTTGTTGCTGCTTTTCTGGCTCCTGTCTGTTGGTGGCTTTCCCGGCGTCTCAGCCGTCCTTTAGAATTGATGACCGATGGTGCCCAGCAATTTTCACAAGGAAATTTGGAAATTCCCCTGGCAGTGACTGGATCTGAAGAAACCAGACGTCTGGCTGCCGCCATGAATCTGATGGCTGCAAAGCTGGCAGATCGGATAGAACAGGAGGTTGGTCAAAGAAGTGAGATTGAAACCGTTCTTGGCTGTATGATCGAGGGGATTATTGCTGTCGATAACGATGAGCAAATTATCCGTCTGAACAGGGCTGCTGCCGAATGGTTTAACGTCCCGCTGCAATCAAATTCCGGCAGGCAGATTCAGGAGGTGATTCGTCAGGCGGAGTTGCAACGGTTTATTCAGCAGGCATTAAGTCAGCAGGAACCGCTTGAAAGTGAACTGGTGATGTACGGTGCTGAAAAACGTTATCTCCACGTTCAGGCAACGCCTTTGACCGGGAATGAAGGTAGCCGTATCGGAGTGTTGATTGTTCTGCATGATTTGACCCGTTTACGTCGCCTGGAGTCTGTCCGTCGCGATTTTGTTGCCAACGTCTCACACGAATTGAAAACACCGATTACTGCCATTCGTGGCGCAGTTGAAACCTTGTTGGATGATGAGTCAACGAATGCTGCAAACCAGAGGTTTTTACAGATTATTTTTAAGCAGAGTGAACGGTTAAATGCTCTGGTTGAAGATTTGCTCAATCTGTCACGAATTGAGCAAGGGGTGGAAGCTGGAGGTTGGGAGCTGAGTTGTGAATTGTTATTGCCGATTCTTTATAGCGCCAGAGCCGCCTGTGAAAGTCTGCTTTTGCAACAGCAGGTCACTCTGGACATCGTTTGTCCGGAGCAGCTCAAAGTGCGTGTGAATACCCCTTTGTTGGAACAGGCGATTATTAATCTGCTGACGAATGCAGTTAAATACAGCGAATCCGGCAGCCAGGTTCAGATAGAGGTCTCGGAGCAGGAAGATCTGGTCAAAATCTGTGTAGAGGATTCCGGTTGCGGGATTTCCGAAGAACATCTCCCTCGCCTTTTTGAGCGTTTTTATCGAGCTGATCTGGCACGTAGTCGCAGCCTGGGTGGAACCGGACTGGGGTTGGCCATTGTCAAACATGTAGCTCATGCACATCATGGTGAAATAACGGTGACCAGTGAAGTGGGACAAGGGAGTTGTTTTACTCTGCTGCTGCCGCGAATTGCGAAGATAAAGGCGGTTTAA